The following proteins come from a genomic window of Pseudomonas sp. J452:
- the urtC gene encoding urea ABC transporter permease subunit UrtC, protein MTQALNQTLLARATAKLGPQATLALGGLILLLLLAMPLLHLLPADHALHVSAYSLTLVGKILCYCVVALALDLVWGYAGLLSLGHGLFFALGGYAMGMYLMRESAGDGLPAFMVFLSWTELPWYWYGTSSFLWALCLVVLAPGLLALVFGFFAFRSRIKGVYFSIMTQALTFAGMLLFFRNETGFGGNNGFTNFRSMLGFDITAPSTRAVLFLCTVALLVGSLLLGFKLARSKFGRVLTALRDAENRLMFCGYDPRGYKLFIWVLSAVLCGLAGALYVPQVGIINPSEMSPTNSIEAAVWVALGGRGTLIGPLLGAGLVNGMKSWFTVAFPEYWLFALGFLFIIVTLFLPKGVIGLLRRKSS, encoded by the coding sequence ATGACTCAAGCACTCAATCAAACGTTGCTGGCACGCGCCACGGCGAAACTCGGACCGCAGGCCACGCTGGCCCTCGGCGGCCTGATCCTGCTCCTGCTGCTGGCCATGCCGCTGCTGCACCTGCTGCCAGCCGACCATGCCCTGCATGTCTCGGCCTACAGCCTGACCCTGGTCGGCAAGATCCTCTGCTACTGCGTGGTCGCCCTGGCCCTGGACCTGGTCTGGGGCTATGCCGGCCTGCTCTCACTCGGCCACGGCCTGTTCTTTGCCCTCGGCGGCTACGCCATGGGCATGTACCTGATGCGCGAAAGCGCCGGTGATGGCCTGCCCGCGTTCATGGTGTTCCTCTCCTGGACCGAGCTGCCGTGGTACTGGTACGGCACCTCCAGCTTCCTCTGGGCGCTGTGCCTGGTGGTGCTGGCGCCGGGTCTGCTGGCCCTGGTGTTCGGCTTCTTCGCCTTCCGCTCGCGGATCAAGGGCGTGTATTTCTCGATCATGACCCAGGCCCTGACCTTCGCCGGCATGCTGCTGTTCTTCCGCAACGAGACCGGTTTCGGCGGCAACAACGGCTTCACCAACTTCCGCAGCATGCTCGGCTTCGACATCACCGCACCGAGCACCCGCGCCGTGCTGTTCCTGTGCACCGTGGCGCTGCTGGTCGGCAGCCTGCTGCTGGGCTTCAAGCTGGCGCGCAGCAAATTCGGCCGGGTCCTCACCGCCCTGCGTGATGCGGAGAACCGCCTGATGTTCTGCGGCTACGACCCGCGCGGCTACAAGCTGTTTATCTGGGTGCTGTCCGCCGTGCTGTGCGGCCTGGCCGGTGCGCTGTACGTGCCGCAGGTGGGCATCATCAACCCCAGCGAGATGTCGCCGACCAACTCCATCGAGGCCGCCGTATGGGTGGCCCTCGGCGGTCGCGGCACGCTGATCGGCCCGCTGCTCGGCGCCGGTCTGGTCAACGGCATGAAGAGCTGGTTCACCGTGGCCTTCCCCGAATACTGGCTGTTCGCCCTGGGCTTCCTGTTCATTATCGTCACGCTGTTCCTGCCGAAAGGCGTGATCGGCCTGCTCCGCAGGAAATCATCATGA